ATCCATGTCATGGGTGATGGTCACAACTTGGTGGCCCGAATTAGCCAACTGATGGAAAATTGCGGTCAACTTGCGCCGGCTTTCCCAGTCAAGTGACATCATCGGCTCATCAAATAAATAGATCGCCGGATCCACTGCCAAAACTGTCGCAACGCTCAACAGCTTGCGTTCAGACAACGACAGATCATATGAATTTTCAGCTGTTTGATCATCCAAGCCAACTCTTTTCAGAGCTTCTAAAGCCCGCCTCGTAATCGTGTCGTGGTCATCCATGACCTGCGCGACACTCCACTCCACCTCTCGTTGAACCGTCGGGTTGAAAAGCTGATCGTCAGGATTCTGAAAAGTAATCCCAACCTTTTGTAACTTTTCGACTGGTTTGAGATCGTTAAAGTCTTCTCCATCGATCTTAATCACACCGGTTTGTGGTGTCAGTAATCCCGTCAACAATTTGAAGAGCGTTGATTTGCCGGCACCATTTTGGCCGACAATTGCCACCATCGGATCGGCGAAGTGCTCGTCTTCAACATCCAAGCTAAAGGACCGTTCCGGATAGGTGAACGTCAGGTGATTCAGTTCAATTGTGGACATATCGGGCCTCCTTTAGCTCAGCGTCATTTACCGGATACCGGCCGTCAGCCAAGTGCCAATCCATTTTTTGAGCAAGTTGCTGAATTGTCGGAGCTGGAATCTGCCAGTCAGCTGCCAAATGATTAAACACCTCACCCGGCCTGCCCTGAGCTACCAGTTGACCCTCGTTCAACACCCACACAACGTCGGCAACTTCGCACAGGTCGTCAATTTCACTGGTGACAATGAAGACAGTCGTGTCTTTGACTTGGCCCAGCCATTGGAAAAATTGCCGGCGGCCAAAGGGATCCATCTCACTGGTCGGATCATCCATAATCAAAACAGCCGGATTAGCGGCAATCGCCGTGGCAATCGCCAACCGCTGGATCTGACCGCCGGAAAGGCTCTCGGGAGATAAATTCAACTGTTCAATCAGCCCCATTTGCGTGGCAACTTCTTCAACCCGTTTTTGAATCAGTCCTTCAGCCATTCCCTGATTAATCAAGTCAAAGGCGATTTCATCGGCAACCGTGTCTGCCAACCCACTTAGTTGGCCAGCTGGATTTTGCAGCACAACTCCAGTCATGGCATTATATGCGGGCCAATTATCAGACACTCGCTGGCCAAACATGTGCCAGTCGCCCTCAATATCGGCCGAAACAATCTTGGGAATGACCCCTGCCAGCACACGGCACAAAGTCGATTTGCCGGAGTGGCTGTTCCCAATAATCCCAACCACCTGGCCCGACCGAACCTGCGCGTTAATCTGACGCAGTTGTGGTTGCTCAGTACCCGGATAACGGGTGGTCAAATTTTCAATTACAATCCGTTTATCTTCGTCCATATCTTCCACCCAATCAATAAAATTGCCAATCCAGTCAAAACAATGTGGAACGTCCGTGACAGGCGATACACGCGCTGGGAGGTTCTGACAGTCCGGTTGGGATTATCAAAACCTCTGAGCTGGAGGGAAATCGACCGTGCCATCGATTGATCCAAGGTCTTAATCACCAATGGAATCAGCACCGGCAGGACTGACTTTAATTTCTGAATCAACGTTTTTTGCGGATTGGTTCCGCGAACTTTTTGAGCCTGCTGGATTTTCCGCATATTGCGCATCATTTCCGGCAAAATATAACACACCGACATCAAAACGTAGACGGTTTTATAAGACAATCCAGACAGCTCCAAATAGGCAGCGTTTTCTGAAATACTCGTGGTCAACATGAAAAAGCCACTGGTCAAAATAATCACCAATACTCGACAACCGAGAGTGGTAGCGTAAATTAAGCCTTCTTTGTAAAAGGACACCCCAAGCACAGAAAACAGCACCGTTTGATTCCGACTGTAAAACAACCCTTGGATGATCAGCATGGTACCAATCAAAAACAGGCTGAATCCCAGTGCCTTAAATGTGGTCGAACTCAATTTGGAAAATAACAATAGCAGTGTTGCGACAAGAATCAGTCCGGCCTGAAGCAATAAATTCGTACTGGCAAAACTCAACAACGTCATGTCCAAGATGAACAAGAGCTTAGTAATCGGATCGATCACCTGGTACCACTTGAGCTTGACCCGTGGTGCTCCAGAAATCAATGTTTGATCAGTCATCATTTATCATCCCTAAAAAAGTTCACCATCCGCTGCGGCAGCTGACGATAGATAAAGAATGCCAGGTAAGCCACGCAGACTTTGTCCAAAATATCCAAGACAAACTCATCGGTAAATGAGGCCAACCACACTGGTGCATGATTGGCGACCATTACCGCAAATAATGAGTCACCCCAAGCGATCCCGGTCTGACCACCCCAAAAGATGACATTGAGTGGCGTTGAAATGACAGCTGAAACAATGGCAATAATAATAGCAGAAACAAATACCCGGCGTGCTGACGAGAACCACCCATTGGCGTGCAAAACTCCGACAGCAATCCCAATTCCGATGCTGGTAATCGCATACACGGTTGAAATTGGCGATAAGGTCAACCCATAGATCACGTTGTTGATGAAACCACTGATGGCACCGGCAACCGGCCCAGCCAACATGCTGGCAAGAAAAGTTCCCAAAGACCCCAGCCAGACAGGCAGCTTTAACCCCTCAGCCAATGCTTTGGCAACATAGTTAATCCCCACAGCAGCGGGAATCAAAGTCATGGTGGCAGCACTTAACTTAAATTTCCACATACTGGTACGATGAATCGGTTCTGTTTTCATAATCTTCTCCTTTGATTTTGATTATCATAAAAGTATCTTCTACTTTTAAGTAAAAGTAAAAGATACTTTTAACTCGACTTGGCACTTATTGTACAAGTTTCAGCTAAAATGTCAAGAAAGCGCCTACTCATTTTCTGGCCAAGTTGTGCTCAAAACGGTTAAGAAACCCATAAACTATCGACTGATTGGCCCATGGACATTTCAATATGCCCATAATAAAATTATTAACAATCATCGGGGGGAAATTATGCTACATCGTCATCGCAAATTATTGATAACTATTAGTCTATTAGCCGTGATCGCAATTGTCGGGGTGATTTTTATCAAAGCCACCCTTAGTCCAGATAAGACGCCAACCGCCGTCACTGCTGTTAAGGAAGAAGTCTTTCCTAATCAGATTTTTGAATCATACAAATATCCTTATGACCTGCGGATTATCCACTCAAACGCCAAACTATACTCGGCGCCAGCCGGCACTAAAGGATCAAAATATCTAGGAACCGTCACATCCAATCATCTGACTCGGAGAATTGTTGGTCAAAAACGGGCCGATCTGAATCACCGGCGCGCTGAAGGTTATATTTCTTTCGCCCAAAATGGACATACTTACTGGGTGAGCGCACAAAGCGTGGTGTTTCGGAACCTCAACAAACTGAAAGGCAACAACCCCAAAATTGAGGCCGCGATCGATGCCGGACTCAAACTTGTCGGCAAATCCAAATACGATTACGGTGGCGGTCGCAACTTGAGTGACATCAAAAATCACAAGTTCGATTGTTCATCATTTGTCCGCTACTGCTTCAGTAAGGCTGGCGTCACCCTTGGCAATCTGGATAGCGTCACGACATACACCTTGGTCACAATGGGGCGTCCGGTTAAATTTCAAAATATGAAACGCGGTGATCTGTTCTTCTTCACCAATTCACGTGGTCAGGTCAACTCGCACGTTGCCATTTACCTTGGGGACCATCTATTCTTACACGACCACGGGCAATCAGATACTGGTGGCGTGGGGATTTCAACCTTGAATGCCCCGGGGTGGCGGAATGAAGCCAATGGGACCGTTCGGCGGATTGAATGAGAAATTAAGGGTGCTTGGCAAAATTTGATGTTTTGCTCAGGGGCCCTTTTTGGTTTCTGGAGATTACCCTTGCCGAATCGTGGAAAAATCAGCAGCTTCCGGCCATATAAGGGGGAGTAGCCAAGCATCCAAGACCTGGATGCTTGGCTACTCCCCTTTATATTCTGGAAGCTAAACGCTGATTTTTCCACACTAAAATACTTTATCCACTTCCGCAATATCCCTTCGCAACCCCTTTGCCTGGCGATCTCGGTCATCATAAAAGTACCACACGGCACTCAGTAAAAAGACCAGGACACCGGCAATGATCAACTCCAGTGAGAAACTGAAAATCAAATAAGCAGTAACCAACAAGGCGATAATCGGAATCAAGTTGCCACCTCGCAGTCGGAACCCCAGCGGCAGTTTGGTGTGGTTGCGCAATTTAATCGCCGCTAAAATGGTTGGGACATACTGCACAAATGACGTAAATACGATAGCTGAGGCTAAGAACAAATAATTTCCTGAAAATAGCATCAATGCACAAAGCCCGCAGGACAGCAACAAGGACACGATTGGCACACCGCGTTTATTCTGCCTGCCCAGCACTCGCGGCAGCAATTGGTGTTCCGACGCCAGTGAACTGGCAATCGTCGGCGTCGAAAATGAGACCGACAAGGCAACACCCAGAATGGAAATCAGCATTCCGACCAGTGCCAAATCATACCCAACTGTGCCGGCCAAGCGGTAAAAAGATGCGGCAATCGGCACGTTGTCGTTGGCTAAACTACTGCCAGACACGCCAATCGCCGTCAACTGGACAATCATGTACAAAGTTGCCGACGTCAACAGCACGCTGATCAGCGCTTTAGGAAGTGTCTTTTCGGGATGATCCATCTTGGAAGCAGCGATCGGCAAAAATGAAAAACCAGTGAACATATAAAAGACCATTCCAAAGCCGGTATTAATTCGACCGAATAATGACGAACCGTTTGACATCCCAGCACTCACATTGGCGTAATTTGCCGGATGAATAAAGAACAGCCCCATCCCGACAAAAAGGACCAAAACACCAATCTTGGCGACCGTCGAGATATTATCGACCCAATCCATCAAACTGGGTCCAAACAAGTTAAGAATCGTCAAGACTGCCAAAATTCCCAGTGCCGCCATCAGATAATTGCCATGCTGGTTGAGGCTGGGAAACACACTGCGCAGGCTGGTTACAAATGCTGAGATTTCAGTGGCCATGGTAATAACACCCAATAGCCACGTAAAAATACCAATTTCAAATCCGGCAAAGCGACCAAAGGCCGTGTAAGTGTACAGCCA
Above is a genomic segment from Lentilactobacillus buchneri containing:
- a CDS encoding energy-coupling factor transporter transmembrane component T gives rise to the protein MTDQTLISGAPRVKLKWYQVIDPITKLLFILDMTLLSFASTNLLLQAGLILVATLLLLFSKLSSTTFKALGFSLFLIGTMLIIQGLFYSRNQTVLFSVLGVSFYKEGLIYATTLGCRVLVIILTSGFFMLTTSISENAAYLELSGLSYKTVYVLMSVCYILPEMMRNMRKIQQAQKVRGTNPQKTLIQKLKSVLPVLIPLVIKTLDQSMARSISLQLRGFDNPNRTVRTSQRVYRLSRTFHIVLTGLAILLIGWKIWTKINGL
- a CDS encoding C40 family peptidase; the protein is MLHRHRKLLITISLLAVIAIVGVIFIKATLSPDKTPTAVTAVKEEVFPNQIFESYKYPYDLRIIHSNAKLYSAPAGTKGSKYLGTVTSNHLTRRIVGQKRADLNHRRAEGYISFAQNGHTYWVSAQSVVFRNLNKLKGNNPKIEAAIDAGLKLVGKSKYDYGGGRNLSDIKNHKFDCSSFVRYCFSKAGVTLGNLDSVTTYTLVTMGRPVKFQNMKRGDLFFFTNSRGQVNSHVAIYLGDHLFLHDHGQSDTGGVGISTLNAPGWRNEANGTVRRIE
- a CDS encoding APC family permease; translation: MARSKIKPLSFLSVFLLGVDGIVGSGIFLMPSRVYAKVGDLSAGLMMLAGISVLMIALCFANLASKIPGDGGAWLYTYTAFGRFAGFEIGIFTWLLGVITMATEISAFVTSLRSVFPSLNQHGNYLMAALGILAVLTILNLFGPSLMDWVDNISTVAKIGVLVLFVGMGLFFIHPANYANVSAGMSNGSSLFGRINTGFGMVFYMFTGFSFLPIAASKMDHPEKTLPKALISVLLTSATLYMIVQLTAIGVSGSSLANDNVPIAASFYRLAGTVGYDLALVGMLISILGVALSVSFSTPTIASSLASEHQLLPRVLGRQNKRGVPIVSLLLSCGLCALMLFSGNYLFLASAIVFTSFVQYVPTILAAIKLRNHTKLPLGFRLRGGNLIPIIALLVTAYLIFSFSLELIIAGVLVFLLSAVWYFYDDRDRQAKGLRRDIAEVDKVF
- a CDS encoding ABC transporter ATP-binding protein, translated to MDEDKRIVIENLTTRYPGTEQPQLRQINAQVRSGQVVGIIGNSHSGKSTLCRVLAGVIPKIVSADIEGDWHMFGQRVSDNWPAYNAMTGVVLQNPAGQLSGLADTVADEIAFDLINQGMAEGLIQKRVEEVATQMGLIEQLNLSPESLSGGQIQRLAIATAIAANPAVLIMDDPTSEMDPFGRRQFFQWLGQVKDTTVFIVTSEIDDLCEVADVVWVLNEGQLVAQGRPGEVFNHLAADWQIPAPTIQQLAQKMDWHLADGRYPVNDAELKEARYVHN
- a CDS encoding energy-coupling factor ABC transporter ATP-binding protein; protein product: MSTIELNHLTFTYPERSFSLDVEDEHFADPMVAIVGQNGAGKSTLFKLLTGLLTPQTGVIKIDGEDFNDLKPVEKLQKVGITFQNPDDQLFNPTVQREVEWSVAQVMDDHDTITRRALEALKRVGLDDQTAENSYDLSLSERKLLSVATVLAVDPAIYLFDEPMMSLDWESRRKLTAIFHQLANSGHQVVTITHDMDWVAAEFESVYVMEHGKFGFAGSPRELFSDHELVQRVGLLPPRIMAVAESLGDSRPYLSVNDYWQKNRDI